The Caldibacillus debilis DSM 16016 genome includes a window with the following:
- a CDS encoding Cof-type HAD-IIB family hydrolase, translating to MFKIVFFDIDGTLLNQEKIIPSNTLKAVLQLKQNGLEVVLATGRAPHHLTAVSEQLGVNAFISFNGAYASYKGKTIQAVPFNKTLLGKFIQYAGKKNHPLVFSNLEKTVSNVMNHPEVIESFDSLNLNYTPEYQPDFWHKEEIYEVMLYCKANEEEPYKKLFPEFSFVRWHPLVLDVIPATLSKATGIKAMLEYLGIKPEEAIAFGDGLNDKEMLSFVGMGIAMGNSHQDLLPYADMITRSADDDGIPYALSKLGLI from the coding sequence ATGTTCAAAATTGTATTTTTTGATATCGATGGAACTTTGCTTAATCAAGAAAAAATAATCCCGTCCAATACATTAAAGGCTGTGCTGCAGTTAAAACAAAATGGTTTGGAGGTTGTTTTAGCAACCGGCAGGGCCCCGCATCATTTAACTGCCGTAAGTGAACAGCTGGGAGTAAATGCTTTTATATCCTTTAATGGCGCTTATGCAAGCTACAAAGGGAAGACGATCCAAGCCGTACCCTTTAATAAAACGCTTCTAGGGAAATTCATTCAATATGCCGGGAAAAAGAATCACCCGCTTGTTTTTTCCAACCTGGAAAAAACGGTAAGTAATGTGATGAATCATCCGGAGGTTATCGAATCCTTCGATTCTCTGAATCTGAATTATACGCCTGAATATCAGCCGGATTTTTGGCATAAGGAAGAAATTTATGAGGTGATGCTCTATTGTAAGGCCAATGAGGAGGAGCCGTATAAAAAATTATTTCCCGAATTTTCCTTCGTCCGCTGGCATCCTCTGGTGCTGGATGTCATTCCGGCGACTTTGTCAAAAGCGACCGGAATAAAAGCCATGTTGGAATATCTCGGCATAAAGCCCGAGGAAGCCATCGCTTTTGGCGACGGATTAAATGATAAAGAGATGTTATCGTTTGTCGGCATGGGTATCGCCATGGGCAACTCCCATCAAGATCTTCTTCCTTATGCCGATATGATCACGAGATCCGCAGACGATGACGGGATACCGTATGCGCTAAGCAAATTGGGATTAATTTAA
- a CDS encoding M42 family metallopeptidase: MKEYLKELTAIHAVSSKEDPVIEYMRNHFLEFSDEVEVDVIGNVICRISSGAPNAKKIMVFGHMDEVGFIVRNIDKNGYLYVERIGGANVNVLPGLRLDVIGEKGVVPGVAGTKSYHFLKPEEKGSFPSQDKLYIDIGVKSKEEAEKLGVKIGSWICFHADFIERDNGWITSKALDDRVACAILLQLGEHLAKNKDQLNWDVYLVACVQEEFNIRGILPAVKKIKPNVSIGLDVTPACDTPDLYGYTDVKLDGGPALTYLNFHGKGTLAGVLPDTGLIEELEKICSRESIPFQREIAVGVITENAFIVFDELGAAVANISIPARYTHTPIETISMKDVEWAEKLLYSFIIGLEKNTGFGKNYKFAK; encoded by the coding sequence ATGAAAGAATATTTAAAAGAATTAACGGCTATTCATGCGGTCAGTTCCAAAGAGGATCCGGTAATTGAGTACATGAGAAACCATTTTCTGGAATTTAGTGACGAAGTTGAAGTGGATGTGATCGGCAATGTGATTTGCCGCATCTCTTCCGGGGCACCGAATGCAAAAAAAATAATGGTTTTTGGGCATATGGATGAAGTCGGTTTTATCGTAAGAAATATTGATAAAAATGGATATCTCTATGTAGAAAGAATCGGCGGTGCGAATGTAAACGTACTTCCGGGGTTGCGGCTTGATGTAATCGGAGAAAAAGGGGTTGTCCCGGGAGTCGCAGGAACAAAATCCTATCATTTTCTTAAACCGGAGGAAAAAGGATCGTTTCCCTCGCAGGATAAACTATATATTGACATTGGCGTAAAATCGAAAGAAGAAGCGGAAAAGTTAGGCGTAAAGATTGGGAGCTGGATTTGTTTTCATGCGGATTTTATCGAAAGGGATAACGGCTGGATTACAAGTAAGGCGCTTGATGACCGTGTTGCTTGTGCAATTTTATTGCAGCTTGGTGAACACCTGGCCAAAAATAAAGATCAATTGAATTGGGATGTTTATCTGGTCGCATGTGTCCAGGAAGAATTCAATATTCGGGGCATATTGCCTGCGGTAAAGAAAATTAAACCAAATGTATCGATCGGATTAGATGTGACACCTGCATGTGATACGCCAGATTTGTATGGCTATACCGACGTAAAACTGGACGGGGGGCCGGCGCTGACTTATCTAAATTTTCATGGGAAAGGAACGTTGGCGGGCGTTTTGCCGGACACGGGATTAATTGAAGAATTAGAGAAAATATGTAGCCGGGAATCCATACCCTTCCAAAGGGAAATCGCCGTTGGCGTAATTACAGAAAATGCTTTTATTGTTTTCGATGAATTGGGCGCAGCTGTCGCAAACATATCGATTCCTGCCAGATATACGCATACGCCGATAGAAACAATAAGCATGAAGGATGTCGAATGGGCGGAAAAACTTTTATACAGCTTTATTATTGGGTTGGAAAAGAACACCGGTTTCGGCAAAAATTATAAATTTGCAAAATAA
- a CDS encoding NAD(P)/FAD-dependent oxidoreductase: MKEVYDVTIIGGGPIGLFTAFYCGMRKLKTKIIEASLQLGGKISLFYPEKIIRDIGGIPQIKGELLVKQLIEQAKTFDPTVVCGERADLLERSADGTFVITCTNGNKHYTKTIILAVGHGLFKPKKLKIDGAEQYLGTCLHYTVDRLSIFEGKDVVISGGGNTAVDWANELSSIAKSVTIVHRKDEFSAHEQQVERIKLQARICALCQIKAIHGKENQLDISVENLRTKQTDRLKADHLLICHGIESDFGNLVNWGLKMAENRFVVNNRMETNIPGIFAVGDAVIYPNKLKLIAGGFMEGPVAVNSATQFLHPDKPLVDLYSTHYDFS; this comes from the coding sequence GTGAAAGAAGTTTATGACGTGACGATAATCGGAGGCGGTCCGATCGGCCTGTTCACGGCCTTCTATTGCGGAATGCGAAAGCTGAAGACGAAAATCATCGAAGCGAGCCTCCAATTGGGGGGAAAAATCTCCCTCTTTTATCCGGAAAAAATCATCCGGGATATCGGAGGAATTCCCCAAATTAAAGGGGAGCTACTGGTGAAACAGCTGATCGAGCAGGCCAAAACCTTTGATCCGACGGTCGTGTGCGGGGAACGTGCGGACCTTCTGGAAAGGTCGGCCGACGGCACCTTCGTGATCACGTGCACCAACGGGAACAAGCATTACACAAAAACGATCATCTTGGCCGTGGGCCACGGCCTGTTCAAACCGAAAAAATTGAAGATTGACGGCGCCGAGCAATATCTCGGGACCTGTTTGCATTACACGGTGGACCGGCTGTCCATTTTTGAAGGGAAGGACGTGGTCATTTCCGGCGGAGGAAACACCGCCGTCGACTGGGCCAATGAATTATCTTCCATCGCCAAAAGCGTGACGATCGTCCACCGGAAAGACGAATTCTCCGCCCACGAGCAGCAGGTGGAAAGGATCAAGCTGCAGGCGCGGATTTGCGCACTTTGCCAAATTAAAGCGATCCATGGAAAGGAAAATCAACTGGATATCTCCGTGGAAAACTTGCGGACGAAACAAACGGACCGGTTAAAAGCCGACCACCTCCTCATCTGCCACGGCATCGAATCGGATTTCGGGAATTTGGTGAATTGGGGATTGAAGATGGCCGAAAATCGATTTGTCGTAAACAACCGGATGGAAACGAATATCCCCGGCATCTTTGCCGTGGGCGATGCGGTGATCTACCCGAACAAATTGAAACTGATCGCTGGCGGTTTCATGGAAGGCCCGGTCGCCGTAAACAGCGCCACCCAATTCCTCCATCCGGACAAACCCCTCGTCGACCTGTATTCCACCCATTACGATTTTTCATGA